A portion of the Thermus tengchongensis genome contains these proteins:
- the hepT gene encoding type VII toxin-antitoxin system HepT family RNase toxin — MDDVLLNKAATIERCLKRIEEEYRGHEEELETNYTRQDAIVLNLLRACEAAIDMAMHVVRLKRLGLPQTSREAFALLEKAGLLSPSLSQRMQAMVGFRNVAVHDYQALSLPILHRILKERLGDFLVQRNATPNPPGPRSLNGRWPFPLPPPRP; from the coding sequence ATGGATGATGTCCTCCTTAATAAAGCCGCGACCATAGAACGCTGCTTGAAGCGCATAGAAGAGGAGTACCGGGGCCATGAGGAAGAGTTGGAAACCAACTACACCCGCCAGGACGCCATCGTGCTCAACCTGCTCCGGGCCTGCGAAGCAGCCATAGACATGGCCATGCATGTGGTGCGGCTTAAGCGGCTGGGTTTACCGCAAACCTCACGGGAAGCCTTCGCCCTGTTGGAAAAAGCTGGGCTCCTTTCCCCAAGCCTCTCCCAGCGGATGCAGGCCATGGTGGGCTTCCGCAACGTGGCGGTTCACGACTACCAAGCCCTTTCCCTGCCTATCCTGCACCGCATTCTCAAGGAGCGGCTTGGAGACTTCTTAGTTCAGCGAAACGCTACTCCGAACCCTCCCGGACCACGAAGCTTAAACGGGCGCTGGCCCTTTCCTCTCCCTCCACCAAGGCCCTGA
- a CDS encoding CinA family nicotinamide mononucleotide deamidase-related protein, giving the protein MERAEIIGVGTELIFGETLDTNTAEIARSLKPYALKVERTLRVVDELMPLVREVRAAWERARLVVLSGGLGPTPDDVTREAVAEALGEPLELDEAVLSEIEALFLARGRSMPEANRKQALKIPSATWLKNPRGTAPGWWVRKEGRDLILLPGPPPEWRPMWQEVLPRLDLPRRPYAERVLKTWGIGESDIVERLGELFKREEEVEVGTYPKLHGVEVVVRGREDLVADLSERIKKRLLKEVWGEGELTLAEAVRRRLELEGATLATMESLTGGLLGAEITRVPGASRFYLGGVVSYSVGAKARFGVPEELLAKTVSAETAKAMAEAARALFGSTYALATTGVAGPDPLEGEPVGTVFVALAGPKGTEVRRYRFPGDREVVRLRSVYAALALLLT; this is encoded by the coding sequence ATGGAGCGGGCGGAGATCATCGGCGTAGGCACGGAGCTCATCTTTGGGGAAACCCTGGACACCAACACCGCGGAGATCGCAAGGAGCCTCAAGCCCTACGCCCTCAAGGTGGAGAGGACCCTAAGGGTGGTGGATGAGCTCATGCCCCTGGTGCGGGAGGTGCGGGCCGCTTGGGAGCGGGCGAGACTGGTGGTGCTCTCCGGGGGCCTCGGCCCCACCCCGGACGACGTGACCCGGGAGGCGGTGGCCGAGGCCTTGGGGGAGCCTTTGGAGCTGGACGAGGCGGTGCTTTCCGAGATCGAAGCCCTTTTCCTGGCCCGGGGCCGAAGCATGCCTGAGGCCAACCGCAAGCAGGCCCTGAAGATCCCCTCGGCCACCTGGCTCAAAAACCCCCGGGGCACCGCCCCCGGCTGGTGGGTGCGGAAGGAGGGCAGGGACCTGATCCTCCTTCCCGGGCCTCCGCCGGAGTGGCGGCCCATGTGGCAGGAGGTGCTCCCCCGGCTGGACCTGCCCCGCCGCCCTTACGCGGAAAGGGTGCTGAAGACCTGGGGCATTGGGGAGTCGGACATCGTGGAGCGCCTGGGGGAGCTTTTCAAGCGGGAGGAGGAGGTGGAGGTGGGCACCTACCCCAAGCTCCATGGGGTGGAGGTGGTGGTGCGGGGCCGGGAGGACCTGGTGGCGGACCTTTCCGAGAGGATCAAGAAGCGCCTTCTGAAGGAAGTCTGGGGCGAGGGGGAGCTTACCCTAGCGGAGGCGGTGAGGCGCCGTTTGGAGCTGGAAGGGGCCACCCTCGCCACCATGGAAAGCCTCACCGGGGGGCTTCTGGGGGCGGAGATCACCCGGGTGCCGGGGGCGAGCCGGTTCTACCTGGGCGGCGTGGTATCCTATTCCGTAGGGGCCAAGGCCCGCTTCGGTGTGCCGGAGGAACTCCTCGCCAAGACGGTCTCCGCCGAGACGGCCAAGGCCATGGCGGAGGCCGCCCGGGCGCTTTTCGGGTCCACGTATGCCCTGGCCACCACCGGGGTGGCGGGGCCGGACCCCTTGGAGGGTGAGCCTGTGGGCACGGTCTTTGTGGCCCTGGCGGGGCCTAAGGGGACGGAGGTGCGTCGCTACCGCTTTCCCGGGGACCGCGAGGTGGTGCGGCTGCGAAGCGTATATGCCGCCTTGGCCTTGCTCCTAACATGA
- the rny gene encoding ribonuclease Y, with the protein MTLLDLGLLLLVLVLAGALLLRRKGEDQTGEEAKRLLEAAREEAREALEAARKEAREILEAARAEARTLRQEAEERAKALRQELETELKRRSEALEAEAKKRLQEAEERLRSEREELKAERERLRALQEELKAERERLKGEREELRREAERLSKRGEALDARALKLDALEEALSKREEALKAQEALLQEKEREVERRLHEVAGLSPEEARRLILERLDRELEEEKAQRVRAALERARLEARREAQKILAQAMQRQASETAAQLAVSVVPIPSDAMKGRIIGREGRNIRTFEALTGVDLIIDDTPEAVLLSSFNPIRREIARMALEELLKDGRIHPSRIEEVVEKAKQEMKTFIYERGEEAALEAGVVGLKPGLIQLLGRLHFRSSYGQNVLKHSVQVAHLTGIMAAELGLDSALARRAGLLHDIGKSVDREVEGSHVEIGIALARRFGEPAEVIDGIAHHHDPENAETVYAVLVAAADALSAARPGARRESLEEYLQRLEALERIALSFPGVETAFAVQAGREVRVIVKPDKITDAKATLLAREIAKRIEREMNYPGQVQVTVVRETRAVEYAR; encoded by the coding sequence CTGACCCTTTTGGACCTGGGGCTTCTTCTCCTGGTCTTGGTCCTGGCGGGGGCCCTGTTGCTCAGGCGCAAGGGGGAGGACCAGACCGGGGAGGAGGCCAAAAGGCTCCTGGAGGCCGCCAGGGAAGAGGCCAGGGAGGCCCTCGAGGCCGCCCGCAAGGAGGCCAGGGAGATCCTCGAGGCCGCCCGGGCCGAGGCCAGGACCCTGCGCCAGGAGGCCGAGGAGCGGGCCAAGGCCTTGCGCCAGGAGCTGGAGACGGAGCTGAAGCGCCGCTCGGAGGCCTTGGAGGCCGAGGCCAAAAAGCGCTTGCAGGAGGCGGAAGAGCGCCTTAGGAGCGAGCGGGAGGAGCTTAAGGCCGAGCGGGAGAGGCTTAGGGCCTTGCAAGAGGAGCTGAAGGCGGAGAGGGAGCGCCTCAAGGGGGAGCGGGAGGAGCTCCGGCGGGAGGCGGAAAGGCTTTCCAAGCGGGGTGAAGCCCTGGACGCCCGGGCCCTCAAGCTGGATGCCCTGGAGGAAGCCCTTTCCAAGCGGGAGGAGGCGCTTAAGGCCCAGGAGGCCCTTCTGCAGGAGAAGGAACGTGAGGTGGAAAGGAGGCTTCACGAGGTGGCAGGCCTCTCCCCGGAGGAAGCCCGGCGCCTCATCCTGGAGAGGCTGGACCGGGAGCTGGAGGAGGAGAAGGCCCAAAGGGTGCGGGCGGCTCTGGAAAGAGCGCGCCTCGAGGCCCGGCGGGAGGCGCAGAAGATCCTGGCCCAGGCCATGCAGCGCCAGGCCTCGGAGACCGCTGCTCAACTGGCGGTTTCCGTGGTGCCCATCCCCTCCGACGCCATGAAGGGGCGCATCATCGGGCGCGAGGGGCGGAACATCCGCACCTTTGAAGCCCTTACCGGGGTGGACCTCATCATCGACGACACCCCGGAGGCGGTCTTGCTTTCCTCCTTCAACCCCATCCGCCGGGAGATCGCCCGCATGGCCCTGGAGGAGCTCTTGAAGGACGGGCGCATCCACCCGAGCCGCATCGAGGAGGTGGTGGAGAAGGCCAAGCAGGAGATGAAGACCTTCATCTACGAAAGGGGGGAGGAGGCGGCCCTGGAGGCCGGGGTGGTGGGCCTGAAGCCCGGCCTCATCCAGCTCTTGGGGCGGCTCCACTTCCGCTCCAGCTACGGCCAGAACGTGCTGAAGCACTCGGTCCAGGTGGCCCACCTCACGGGGATCATGGCGGCGGAGCTGGGCCTGGACAGCGCCCTGGCCCGGCGGGCGGGGCTTTTGCACGACATCGGCAAGAGCGTGGACCGGGAGGTGGAGGGGAGCCACGTGGAGATCGGCATCGCCCTGGCCCGCCGCTTCGGGGAACCCGCGGAGGTCATAGACGGCATCGCCCACCACCACGACCCGGAAAACGCCGAGACCGTGTATGCGGTGTTGGTGGCGGCCGCCGACGCCCTTTCCGCCGCCCGGCCGGGGGCCAGGCGGGAGTCCTTGGAGGAGTACCTGCAGCGCCTGGAGGCCCTGGAGCGCATCGCCCTTTCCTTCCCCGGGGTGGAGACGGCCTTCGCGGTGCAGGCGGGAAGGGAGGTGCGGGTCATCGTTAAGCCCGACAAGATCACGGACGCCAAGGCCACCCTTCTGGCACGGGAAATCGCTAAACGCATCGAGCGGGAGATGAACTATCCGGGCCAGGTGCAGGTGACCGTGGTGCGGGAGACCCGGGCGGTGGAGTACGCCCGGTAG
- the mreB gene encoding rod shape-determining protein yields MLRGEDIGIDLGTASVLIYVRGKGIVLREPSVIAVVQGKREVKAVGAEAYRMLGRTPGNIVAVRPLKDGVIADYALTERMLLLFLQKVLSPMSRFFRPRVMVGVPSGVTDVERRAVVQAVSAMAHKVYLIEEPLAAAIGAGINVAEPTGSMVVDIGGGSTDIAVISLGGIVRSESLRIAGNEMDQAIIRYVRQKYNLLIGERTAEELKIQLGRAKILPGEEEEVAEVRGRDLISGLPRTAEIPAEDVAEALKEPLDKIFQGVKAVLETTPPELASDIYERGILLTGGGALLKNLDVALQEATGVPVVVAENPIEAVALGTGRALEMLHVLEDTILSSDDVLKR; encoded by the coding sequence ATGCTGAGGGGCGAGGACATCGGGATTGACCTGGGGACGGCCAGCGTCCTCATCTACGTGCGGGGGAAGGGCATCGTGCTGCGCGAGCCCTCCGTGATCGCGGTGGTGCAGGGGAAGCGGGAGGTGAAAGCGGTGGGGGCCGAGGCCTACCGCATGCTGGGGCGCACCCCGGGGAACATCGTGGCGGTCAGGCCCCTCAAAGACGGGGTCATCGCCGACTACGCCCTCACGGAGCGCATGCTCCTCCTCTTTCTGCAGAAGGTGCTCTCCCCCATGAGCCGCTTCTTCCGGCCGCGGGTCATGGTGGGAGTGCCCTCCGGGGTCACGGACGTGGAGCGGCGGGCGGTGGTGCAGGCGGTGTCCGCCATGGCCCACAAGGTCTACCTCATCGAGGAGCCCTTAGCGGCGGCCATCGGGGCGGGGATCAACGTGGCCGAACCCACGGGCAGCATGGTGGTGGACATCGGGGGAGGCTCCACGGACATCGCCGTCATCTCCCTGGGGGGCATCGTGCGCTCCGAGAGCCTTAGGATCGCCGGCAACGAGATGGATCAGGCCATCATCCGCTACGTGCGGCAAAAGTACAACCTCCTCATCGGGGAGCGTACCGCCGAGGAGCTCAAGATCCAGCTGGGACGGGCCAAAATCCTTCCCGGGGAGGAGGAGGAGGTGGCCGAGGTGCGGGGCCGGGACCTCATATCGGGCCTCCCCCGCACGGCGGAGATTCCCGCCGAGGACGTGGCCGAGGCCCTCAAGGAACCGTTGGACAAGATCTTCCAGGGGGTGAAGGCGGTTTTGGAAACCACGCCCCCCGAGCTGGCCTCGGATATTTACGAGAGGGGCATCCTCCTCACCGGGGGTGGGGCCCTGCTTAAGAACCTGGACGTGGCCCTGCAGGAGGCCACGGGGGTGCCGGTGGTGGTGGCGGAAAACCCCATCGAGGCGGTGGCCCTAGGCACGGGTAGGGCCTTGGAGATGCTCCACGTGCTGGAGGACACCATCCTGTCTTCGGACGACGTCCTGAAGAGGTGA
- a CDS encoding MFS transporter codes for MADVRFFWGSFLSLFLVGVIVALPGAALPHWRARYGVEDEVSWFFAALLLGLLLGVRLAQGERRHPLLPAALGLVGLALWGVALAPFFPLVVALAFLLGLGEGVMNVHGNSLVGELFPERRVALLNRVNVAFGLGAVFTPFALTLLPYTAVLLLAGLLAGAGALLLWKAPAVAHIPQERGRGLWPFLLAVALYTGLEGSLATWNRVWLERLGHATATGGVLLSLYWLFLALGRLLLAERVARSPLTALRGLLVGVLGLLLLNFLPPTALLFPLAGFLLGPLFSTLFALVQARFGHRALGGLLYAGATGGTLIPALFALLPTGGIPVGLFALALGLFLLVAGLEGRKAHVKGPPL; via the coding sequence ATGGCGGACGTGCGCTTTTTCTGGGGCTCCTTCCTGTCGCTTTTCCTCGTGGGGGTGATCGTGGCCCTGCCCGGGGCGGCCCTCCCCCATTGGCGGGCCCGGTACGGGGTGGAGGACGAGGTGTCCTGGTTTTTCGCCGCCCTCCTCCTGGGCCTCCTCCTGGGGGTGCGCCTGGCCCAGGGGGAAAGGCGCCACCCACTTCTTCCCGCCGCCTTGGGGCTGGTGGGCCTGGCCCTATGGGGGGTGGCCCTGGCGCCTTTCTTTCCCCTGGTGGTGGCCCTGGCCTTCCTCCTGGGGCTTGGGGAAGGGGTGATGAACGTCCACGGCAACAGCCTGGTGGGCGAGCTTTTCCCGGAAAGGCGGGTGGCCCTCCTCAACCGGGTGAACGTGGCCTTCGGTCTGGGAGCGGTTTTCACCCCCTTCGCCCTCACCCTCCTGCCCTACACCGCGGTGCTCCTGCTGGCGGGCCTTCTGGCTGGGGCGGGGGCCCTCTTGCTGTGGAAGGCCCCGGCGGTGGCCCACATCCCTCAGGAGCGGGGGCGGGGGCTTTGGCCCTTTCTCCTGGCGGTGGCCCTTTACACGGGCCTCGAGGGCTCCTTGGCCACCTGGAACCGGGTCTGGCTGGAACGCCTGGGCCACGCCACCGCCACGGGGGGCGTGCTCCTCTCCCTCTACTGGCTCTTCCTGGCCCTGGGACGGCTTCTTTTGGCAGAGCGGGTGGCGCGAAGCCCCCTGACCGCCTTAAGGGGCCTCCTCGTGGGGGTTCTGGGGCTCCTCCTCCTCAACTTCCTCCCCCCCACCGCCCTGCTCTTTCCCCTGGCGGGCTTCTTGCTGGGCCCCCTCTTCTCCACCCTTTTCGCCCTGGTCCAGGCCCGCTTCGGCCACCGGGCCTTAGGGGGCCTCCTCTACGCCGGGGCCACGGGAGGCACCCTCATCCCCGCTCTCTTCGCCCTCCTACCCACGGGGGGCATCCCCGTGGGCCTCTTCGCCCTGGCCCTGGGGCTCTTCCTGCTGGTGGCCGGTTTGGAAGGGAGAAAAGCGCATGTTAAAGGCCCTCCTCTTTGA
- the thpR gene encoding RNA 2',3'-cyclic phosphodiesterase, producing the protein MRLFYAVFLPEEVKRALVEAQERVARYKGWREVAPHHLHVTLLFLGERSEEDLEDLLALGHRLGRLHPPFTARIRGTGYFPNEGTPRVWFAKAEGEGFALLAQRLREGVREFLGEEALLAGGDKPFKPHITLARRKAPAPRVPPVVFGLEWLVTEFALVRSELKPKGPVYTILEKFPLRGDHGREQEESAGKRSQDH; encoded by the coding sequence ATGAGGCTCTTCTACGCGGTTTTTCTTCCTGAAGAGGTGAAGCGGGCCTTGGTGGAGGCTCAGGAGCGGGTGGCCCGCTACAAGGGGTGGAGGGAGGTGGCGCCCCACCACCTCCACGTCACCCTTCTCTTCCTGGGGGAAAGGTCAGAGGAGGACCTGGAGGACCTTTTGGCCCTGGGCCACCGGCTGGGCCGGCTCCATCCTCCCTTTACCGCCCGCATCCGGGGCACGGGTTACTTTCCCAACGAGGGAACCCCGAGGGTCTGGTTCGCCAAGGCGGAAGGAGAGGGGTTTGCCCTGTTGGCGCAAAGGCTTCGGGAGGGGGTGCGGGAGTTCCTGGGGGAGGAGGCGCTTCTGGCGGGCGGTGATAAGCCTTTCAAGCCCCACATTACCCTGGCCCGGCGCAAGGCCCCGGCCCCCCGGGTCCCCCCGGTGGTCTTTGGCTTGGAATGGCTGGTGACGGAGTTTGCCCTGGTCCGCTCGGAGCTTAAGCCCAAGGGGCCCGTCTATACCATTTTGGAAAAATTCCCTTTGCGAGGTGACCATGGACGAGAACAAGAGGAAAGCGCTGGAAAACGCTCTCAAGACCATTGA
- a CDS encoding HAD family hydrolase translates to MLKALLFDLDGTLVDTDPLHRLAWQEVLAPLGLRVDEAFYRKRISGRLNPEIVRDLLGLEGEAAWRLIEAKEARFRELAQDLKPTPGLHELLAEAEAQGLTWGVVTNAPRANAHHVLRALGLHPPLLVLAEEVGRGKPDPLPYRVALERLRIPPEEALAFEDSPSGVRSAVGAGIPTYALLTGHEEKTLLEAGAKGVLRHFHQALDLL, encoded by the coding sequence ATGTTAAAGGCCCTCCTCTTTGACCTGGACGGCACCCTGGTCGACACCGATCCCCTGCACCGCCTGGCCTGGCAGGAGGTCCTGGCCCCCTTGGGCCTTCGGGTGGACGAAGCGTTCTACCGCAAGCGCATCTCGGGCAGGCTGAACCCGGAGATCGTCCGCGACCTCCTGGGGCTGGAAGGGGAAGCGGCCTGGCGGCTCATCGAGGCCAAGGAGGCCCGCTTCCGGGAGCTGGCCCAGGATCTAAAACCCACCCCGGGGCTCCACGAGCTCTTGGCCGAGGCCGAGGCCCAGGGCCTCACCTGGGGGGTGGTGACCAACGCCCCCAGGGCCAACGCCCACCACGTGCTTAGGGCTTTGGGCCTCCACCCGCCCCTCCTGGTCCTGGCGGAGGAGGTGGGCCGGGGCAAGCCCGACCCCCTGCCCTACCGGGTGGCCTTGGAGCGGCTGAGGATCCCCCCGGAGGAGGCCTTGGCCTTTGAGGACTCCCCTTCCGGGGTGAGGAGCGCCGTGGGGGCGGGGATTCCCACCTACGCCCTCCTCACGGGGCACGAGGAGAAAACCCTCCTCGAGGCGGGGGCTAAAGGAGTCCTCCGCCACTTCCACCAAGCCCTGGATTTACTCTAG
- a CDS encoding nucleotidyltransferase domain-containing protein has product MERLKEAVRLLVEELNPLGVYLFGSGAQGLLTPENDLDLAILSSRTQRLPHRPRPKRRAHGLFGAPVVAQATTGYLGIEPYPPERLFALRGPLSLLLGREVDLVDLRQAALPLQAQVAAFGQPLYRAGPEAERFLDLALKAYARLNEERAALLRDVRTRGRIYG; this is encoded by the coding sequence GTGGAAAGGCTTAAGGAAGCCGTCCGCCTCCTGGTGGAGGAGCTCAATCCCCTCGGGGTCTACCTCTTTGGCTCGGGAGCCCAAGGCCTTCTGACCCCAGAAAACGATTTGGACCTGGCCATCTTAAGTAGCCGCACGCAAAGGTTGCCCCATCGGCCAAGGCCAAAGCGGCGCGCTCATGGCCTCTTTGGGGCCCCCGTCGTGGCGCAAGCCACGACGGGGTACTTAGGCATAGAGCCTTACCCTCCCGAACGGCTCTTTGCCCTGCGGGGGCCCCTGAGCCTCCTCCTGGGGCGGGAGGTAGACCTGGTGGACCTCCGGCAGGCCGCCCTGCCCCTTCAGGCCCAGGTGGCCGCCTTCGGCCAACCCCTCTACCGGGCGGGGCCGGAAGCCGAGCGCTTTTTGGACCTGGCGCTCAAGGCTTACGCCCGCCTCAACGAGGAAAGGGCTGCTCTCCTGCGGGACGTGCGCACCCGGGGACGGATCTATGGATGA
- a CDS encoding enolase C-terminal domain-like protein, whose product MATIKDLRLIPFRIPLKAPLRWGKASEMAALEHALLEVELSDGALGRAEVAIRPTIYGETLGSVRAGLEYLRPRLLGLEADDQEAIRAVLEGFPCNYALKGALDTALWEAWARSEGEELHQVLKPAKHRVRVAYLLGMASEEEMLADARMAYGAGVRVFKVKVGRDLEGDSRRIARLKEAFPDAELYADANETLSPKDAERYLLAWKELGLLYVEEPLPIEEVEARRKLREKKILPLIADDSAMTPKDLRRELALDTFDVLNLKPARTGITWTLEMLSLARERGKRAMVGSQAQSSFGAYQSALLAFQQGVTEPNELAFHLKAEGGFLDFPTFRQGWLYWEDLVEVRFDEEAFRRYALE is encoded by the coding sequence ATGGCGACCATCAAGGACCTTCGTCTCATCCCTTTCCGCATCCCCCTGAAGGCCCCCTTGCGCTGGGGGAAGGCCTCGGAGATGGCCGCCCTGGAGCACGCCCTTTTGGAGGTGGAGCTTTCCGACGGCGCCCTGGGCCGGGCGGAGGTGGCCATACGGCCCACCATCTACGGGGAGACCCTGGGGAGCGTGCGGGCGGGGCTAGAGTATCTGAGGCCCAGGCTCTTGGGCCTCGAGGCCGACGACCAGGAGGCCATCCGCGCGGTTTTGGAAGGCTTCCCCTGCAACTATGCCCTTAAGGGGGCCCTGGACACCGCCCTCTGGGAGGCTTGGGCCAGGAGCGAGGGGGAGGAGCTCCACCAGGTCCTGAAGCCCGCCAAGCACCGGGTGCGGGTGGCCTACCTCCTGGGCATGGCCTCGGAAGAGGAGATGCTCGCCGATGCCCGCATGGCCTACGGGGCGGGGGTGCGGGTCTTCAAGGTGAAGGTGGGCCGGGACCTCGAGGGGGACTCCCGGCGGATCGCTCGCCTCAAGGAGGCCTTCCCGGACGCCGAGCTCTACGCCGACGCCAACGAGACCTTATCCCCCAAGGACGCCGAGCGCTACCTCCTGGCCTGGAAGGAGCTCGGCCTCCTCTACGTGGAGGAGCCCTTGCCCATCGAGGAGGTGGAGGCTAGAAGGAAGCTCAGGGAGAAGAAAATCCTCCCCCTCATCGCCGACGACTCGGCCATGACCCCCAAGGACCTCCGCCGGGAGCTGGCCTTGGACACCTTCGACGTCCTGAACCTCAAGCCCGCCCGCACCGGCATCACCTGGACCCTGGAGATGCTTTCCCTGGCCCGGGAAAGGGGCAAGCGGGCCATGGTGGGCAGCCAGGCGCAGAGCTCCTTTGGCGCTTACCAGTCCGCCCTCCTGGCCTTCCAGCAAGGGGTGACCGAGCCCAACGAGCTGGCCTTCCACCTGAAGGCGGAAGGAGGGTTCTTGGACTTCCCCACCTTCCGCCAGGGGTGGCTTTACTGGGAGGATCTGGTAGAGGTGCGGTTTGACGAGGAAGCCTTCCGACGGTATGCCCTAGAGTAA
- the recA gene encoding recombinase RecA — MDENKRKALENALKTIEKEFGKGAVMRLGEMPKLQVDVIPTGSLGLDLALGIGGIPRGRVIEIYGPESGGKTTLALTIIAQAQKQGGVAAFVDAEHALDPLYAQKLGVNVEDLLVSQPDTGEQALEIVELLARSGAVDVIVVDSVAALVPKAEIEGEMGDQHVGLQARLMSQALRKLTAVLAKSNTAAIFINQIREKVGMMYGNPETTPGGRALKFYSSVRLDVRKSGQPIKVGNEAVGIKVKVKVVKNKLAPPFREAELEIYFGKGLDPVMDLVNVAVAANVIEKAGSWFSYGEIRLGQGREKAAEYLRERPELLEEIRAKVLERAHEVVLAGSEEGEE, encoded by the coding sequence ATGGACGAGAACAAGAGGAAAGCGCTGGAAAACGCTCTCAAGACCATTGAGAAGGAGTTCGGCAAGGGCGCGGTGATGCGCCTGGGGGAGATGCCCAAGCTCCAGGTGGACGTGATCCCCACAGGCTCCTTGGGCCTGGATCTGGCCTTGGGGATCGGGGGCATTCCCCGGGGAAGGGTCATTGAGATCTACGGTCCCGAGTCCGGGGGCAAGACCACCTTGGCCCTGACCATCATCGCCCAGGCCCAGAAGCAGGGGGGAGTGGCCGCCTTTGTGGATGCGGAGCACGCCCTGGACCCGCTTTACGCCCAGAAGCTGGGGGTCAACGTGGAGGACCTCCTGGTGTCCCAGCCGGATACCGGGGAGCAGGCTTTGGAGATCGTGGAGCTCCTGGCCCGCTCGGGGGCGGTGGACGTGATCGTGGTGGACTCGGTGGCTGCCCTGGTCCCCAAGGCGGAGATCGAGGGGGAGATGGGGGACCAGCACGTGGGCCTCCAGGCCCGGCTCATGAGCCAAGCCCTGCGCAAGCTCACCGCGGTCCTTGCCAAGAGCAACACCGCCGCCATCTTCATCAACCAGATCCGGGAGAAGGTGGGGATGATGTACGGCAATCCCGAGACCACCCCCGGGGGCCGGGCCCTCAAGTTCTACTCCAGCGTGCGTCTGGACGTGCGCAAAAGCGGCCAGCCCATCAAGGTGGGCAACGAGGCCGTAGGCATCAAGGTGAAGGTGAAGGTGGTGAAGAACAAGCTGGCCCCACCCTTCCGCGAGGCGGAGCTGGAGATCTACTTCGGCAAGGGCCTGGACCCGGTCATGGACCTGGTGAACGTGGCCGTGGCGGCGAACGTCATCGAGAAGGCGGGAAGCTGGTTCTCCTACGGGGAGATCCGCCTGGGCCAGGGGAGGGAGAAGGCGGCGGAGTACCTCAGGGAGCGGCCCGAGCTTCTGGAGGAGATCCGGGCCAAGGTGCTGGAGAGGGCCCACGAGGTGGTGCTTGCGGGAAGCGAGGAAGGGGAGGAGTAG
- a CDS encoding YgfZ family protein, producing the protein MERALEKALAGEGYFAFPGVLLVRGPDAFSFLQGQATRDLRRLSGPAGTLFLNHRGQIEEAATLFPHPEGFLLAPWGSLEGLKARLKRYIVFDQVELAELPLYRRVYADGREEVGESGEGAYPLELYPLYTLLKGLPLLSDIRGELPQSVGLLHLVDYGKGCYVGQEIMARTEGKEVHHHLVGLRALGPGTEVPLELYWQGRKVGEAKRLLPTPFGFLGLAVVRKEVPFGAELEGKGGRFLLEPLPFKEATWSGRRSSA; encoded by the coding sequence ATGGAGCGGGCCCTGGAAAAGGCCTTGGCGGGCGAGGGGTATTTCGCCTTCCCGGGCGTGTTGCTGGTGCGGGGGCCCGATGCCTTTTCCTTCCTCCAGGGCCAGGCCACCCGGGACCTGAGGCGGCTTTCGGGCCCGGCGGGGACCCTCTTCCTCAACCACCGGGGCCAGATCGAGGAGGCGGCCACCCTCTTCCCCCACCCCGAGGGCTTCCTCCTAGCCCCCTGGGGGAGCCTCGAGGGGCTGAAGGCCCGCCTGAAGCGCTACATCGTCTTTGACCAGGTGGAGCTTGCGGAGCTTCCTCTTTACCGGCGCGTTTACGCCGATGGGCGGGAGGAGGTGGGGGAAAGCGGCGAGGGGGCCTACCCCCTGGAACTTTACCCCCTCTACACCCTCCTAAAGGGCCTCCCCCTCCTTTCCGACATCCGTGGGGAGCTGCCCCAAAGCGTGGGGCTTCTCCACCTGGTGGACTACGGCAAGGGGTGCTACGTGGGCCAGGAGATCATGGCCCGCACCGAGGGAAAGGAGGTCCACCACCACCTGGTGGGTCTCCGGGCCTTGGGCCCAGGGACGGAAGTTCCCCTAGAGCTTTACTGGCAAGGCCGCAAGGTGGGGGAGGCCAAGCGGCTTTTGCCAACCCCCTTTGGCTTCCTGGGCCTGGCGGTGGTGCGCAAGGAGGTGCCCTTCGGGGCAGAGCTGGAGGGGAAAGGGGGCCGCTTTCTTCTGGAGCCCCTTCCCTTCAAGGAGGCAACATGGAGCGGGCGGAGATCATCGGCGTAG
- the fabZ gene encoding 3-hydroxyacyl-ACP dehydratase FabZ, translating into MEIGEILALLPHRYPFLLIDRVLHADEKTFRALKNVTFNEPHFQGHFPGYPIMPGVLILEAMAQAAVGTIAKQPGFRPGGLVFLVGVEEARFRKPVVPGDTLILEGELLLFRRGLGKVAVRALVEGEERASARLSFVVREGSE; encoded by the coding sequence GTGGAGATTGGGGAGATCCTTGCCCTCCTGCCCCATCGCTACCCTTTTTTGCTCATCGACCGGGTCCTTCACGCCGACGAGAAAACCTTTCGGGCCCTCAAAAACGTCACCTTCAACGAGCCCCACTTCCAGGGGCACTTCCCCGGCTACCCCATCATGCCGGGGGTGCTGATCCTCGAGGCCATGGCCCAGGCGGCGGTGGGGACCATCGCCAAGCAGCCGGGCTTCCGGCCCGGGGGGCTGGTCTTTTTGGTGGGGGTGGAGGAGGCCCGCTTCAGAAAGCCCGTGGTGCCGGGGGACACCCTGATCCTGGAAGGCGAGCTCCTCCTCTTCCGCCGGGGCCTGGGCAAGGTGGCGGTCAGGGCCTTGGTGGAGGGAGAGGAAAGGGCCAGCGCCCGTTTAAGCTTCGTGGTCCGGGAGGGTTCGGAGTAG